A DNA window from Streptomyces roseifaciens contains the following coding sequences:
- a CDS encoding vWA domain-containing protein — MGIRSLLRNAFGRSRTATAERDDASLPQQSAPPSVPAPSQEPEPRAASGEARTESRDPSLTESRPDPVVARPRVSAEKTAPAEETVPAAASATAPEPAAATEPKVTEPRAAEPAGDPAAEPAAAEPLRAPVPPQQADDAARTTDPAGDPVAEPAAAEPFRAPVPPQQGGGGRIVEPVGEPDGGTIPDPGPLEPHVPPRPGPTPGPRPGPGPIPPEPSPEPEPQPTPVPTPKPIPEPEPVPPVDPEPVPEPAPGPDPVRKPEPAPGPVPEPAPAFPPRDEAPAETVSGQAVSAPAVSAPTVPAQTAPAQAVPPQTVPAQGTPAQNTPAQSPAISLTKVEKSAPGLVSLYKAAGVSLEKQGLTGQRAAVYLVLDRSGSMREFYRNGTVQHLAEQALGLSANLDDDGTVPVVFFSTDVDGVAEIDLGNYEGRIGELHSSMGHMGRTNYHWAMEAVIEHYKNSGSTAPAFVIFQTDGGPYSKPAAERALCESANLPIFWQFVAFGDPEGKGFDFLRKLDDLPVPEKRVVDNAGFFHAGRDPKSLTAAQLYAELMVEFPDWLKEARAAGIVKD, encoded by the coding sequence ATGGGCATTCGGAGTCTGCTGCGGAACGCGTTCGGCCGGTCCAGGACAGCGACGGCCGAGCGAGACGACGCGAGCCTGCCCCAGCAGAGCGCGCCGCCTTCCGTGCCCGCGCCCTCGCAGGAGCCCGAGCCACGGGCCGCCTCCGGCGAGGCGCGCACGGAGTCCCGTGACCCCTCTCTTACGGAATCCCGCCCCGATCCGGTCGTGGCCCGCCCGCGGGTCTCCGCGGAGAAGACCGCCCCCGCGGAGGAGACGGTCCCCGCGGCGGCGTCCGCAACGGCCCCCGAGCCGGCGGCCGCCACCGAGCCGAAGGTCACCGAGCCGAGGGCCGCCGAGCCGGCCGGCGACCCTGCCGCCGAACCGGCGGCCGCCGAGCCCCTCCGCGCACCCGTACCCCCGCAGCAGGCCGACGACGCGGCCCGCACCACCGACCCGGCCGGCGACCCGGTCGCCGAACCGGCGGCCGCCGAGCCCTTCCGCGCACCCGTACCCCCGCAGCAGGGCGGCGGAGGCCGGATCGTCGAGCCGGTCGGTGAGCCGGACGGTGGCACGATCCCCGACCCCGGCCCGCTGGAGCCGCACGTGCCGCCGCGGCCCGGGCCCACCCCCGGCCCGCGCCCGGGCCCGGGACCGATCCCGCCGGAGCCGAGCCCGGAGCCCGAGCCGCAGCCCACGCCGGTGCCCACGCCCAAGCCCATCCCCGAGCCGGAGCCCGTCCCGCCGGTCGACCCCGAGCCGGTGCCCGAGCCGGCCCCCGGCCCGGACCCGGTCCGCAAGCCGGAGCCCGCGCCGGGCCCGGTGCCGGAGCCCGCCCCGGCCTTCCCGCCGCGCGACGAAGCCCCGGCGGAAACCGTCTCCGGACAGGCCGTCTCCGCACCGGCCGTCTCCGCACCGACCGTCCCTGCGCAGACCGCCCCGGCACAGGCCGTTCCCCCGCAGACCGTGCCCGCCCAGGGCACCCCCGCCCAGAACACCCCCGCGCAGAGCCCCGCCATCAGCCTCACGAAGGTGGAGAAGTCCGCCCCCGGACTGGTGAGCCTCTACAAGGCCGCCGGCGTCTCCCTGGAGAAGCAGGGCCTGACCGGGCAGCGCGCAGCCGTCTACCTCGTTCTCGACCGCTCCGGCTCGATGCGCGAGTTCTACAGGAACGGCACGGTGCAGCACCTCGCCGAGCAGGCCCTCGGCCTGTCCGCCAACCTGGACGACGACGGTACGGTCCCGGTCGTCTTCTTCTCGACGGACGTCGACGGCGTGGCCGAGATCGACCTCGGCAACTACGAGGGCCGCATCGGGGAACTGCACTCCTCCATGGGCCACATGGGCCGCACCAACTACCACTGGGCGATGGAGGCGGTGATCGAGCACTACAAGAACTCCGGCTCGACCGCCCCCGCGTTCGTCATCTTCCAGACGGACGGCGGCCCGTACAGCAAGCCGGCCGCGGAACGCGCCCTCTGCGAGAGCGCGAACCTGCCGATCTTCTGGCAGTTCGTCGCCTTCGGCGACCCGGAGGGCAAGGGCTTCGACTTCCTCCGCAAGCTGGACGACCTCCCCGTGCCGGAGAAGCGCGTCGTCGACAACGCGGGCTTCTTCCACGCGGGCCGCGACCCGAAGTCGCTGACGGCCGCCCAGCTCTACGCGGAGCTGATGGTGGAGTTCCCGGACTGGCTGAAGGAGGCCCGGGCGGCGGGCATCGTCAAGGACTGA
- a CDS encoding sensor histidine kinase has protein sequence MRRPFLTARTRIAVAFGGIFLVLGGALLLTVNLLSRAGTRERATTIARNAVPVELVRPGETVNTWTAYRISGDVSAAASQQMVMWSAAALLVTALLAVGVGWWTAGRCLRPVQGAFESQRRFISNASHELRTPLAVQRTAIQVGLDGDPSPDELAHVRTTLLEANRRSERLIDGLLLLARSDRGLERRDPLDLAEIVAEEAGAVAGRAERAGVRLSVHSERAPLRGNRVLLGQLAGNLLRNAVEYNHRGGDVDVLVEPGRLVVRNSGPVVAAADIPALFEPFRRGRGKERLSGGTGLGLSIVQSIARAHGGRARAVPNRGGGLRVTVEIPEPGR, from the coding sequence GTGAGGCGGCCGTTCCTCACGGCCCGTACGCGCATCGCCGTCGCCTTCGGCGGCATCTTCCTCGTGCTCGGCGGGGCCCTCCTGCTCACGGTGAACCTGCTCTCGCGCGCCGGCACCCGGGAGCGGGCGACGACCATCGCGCGGAACGCGGTGCCGGTCGAGCTCGTCCGGCCCGGGGAGACGGTGAACACGTGGACGGCGTACCGGATCTCCGGCGACGTCAGCGCCGCCGCCTCCCAGCAGATGGTCATGTGGTCGGCCGCGGCCCTGCTCGTGACGGCGCTGCTGGCGGTCGGCGTGGGGTGGTGGACGGCGGGCCGCTGCCTGCGCCCCGTCCAGGGCGCCTTCGAGAGCCAGCGGCGCTTCATCTCCAACGCCTCGCACGAGCTGCGCACACCGCTGGCCGTCCAGCGCACGGCGATCCAGGTGGGGCTGGACGGGGACCCGTCCCCGGACGAACTGGCCCACGTACGGACCACGCTCCTGGAGGCCAACCGCCGCTCCGAACGCCTCATCGACGGCCTGCTGCTGCTCGCCCGCAGCGACCGCGGCCTGGAGCGCCGCGACCCGCTCGACCTGGCCGAGATCGTCGCGGAAGAGGCCGGCGCCGTCGCGGGCCGCGCGGAGCGGGCCGGGGTGCGGCTGTCCGTGCACAGCGAGCGGGCGCCGCTGCGGGGGAACCGAGTGCTGCTGGGGCAGCTGGCCGGGAACCTGCTGCGGAACGCGGTGGAGTACAACCACCGCGGCGGTGACGTGGACGTGCTGGTCGAGCCGGGCCGGCTGGTGGTGCGCAACTCGGGGCCGGTCGTGGCCGCGGCGGACATCCCGGCCCTCTTCGAGCCGTTCCGGCGGGGGCGCGGCAAGGAACGGCTCTCCGGCGGCACGGGCCTGGGCCTGTCCATCGTCCAGTCGATCGCCCGCGCGCACGGGGGGCGGGCCCGGGCCGTGCCGAACCGGGGCGGGGGGCTGCGCGTGACCGTGGAAATACCGGAGCCGGGGCGGTGA